A region from the Andrena cerasifolii isolate SP2316 chromosome 11, iyAndCera1_principal, whole genome shotgun sequence genome encodes:
- the Fs(2)ket gene encoding importin subunit beta Fs(2)Ket isoform X2, producing MQMDPTTVQLIQVLERTVSSDKNELKAALNFLEHAAQTNLHEFLQRLSGVLVTAAASPVARMAAGLQLKNQLTSKDPQMKFQYQQRWLEIPVEIREFIKKNILGALGTENNRPSSAAQCVAYVAVAELPVGQWGDIIQRLVSNVANPISTEMMKEATLETIGYICQEIESDVLVPQSNQILTAIIHGMKGSSTSNHVRLAATSALYNSLEFTKGNFEIESERNFIMEVVCEATQSMNTQVKVAALQCLVKIMSLYYQYMEPYMAPALFPITLEAMKSDIDEVALQGIEFWSNVSEEEVDLSMEEGEATEGGRPLVKVSKHYAKGALQFLVPVLIKKLTKQEEFDDEDDWNPSKAAGVCLMLLSSCCEEDIVQFVLPFVKNNIKSPDWRYRDAAVMAFGSILGGLDVATVKPLVEQALPTLIGLMYDTSVAVRDTVAWAFGRICDLIPEAVINETFLKPLLEALINGLKAEPRVAANVCWAFTGLAMASYESAETAENGQPETYCMSQFFDFIIERLLETTDRPDGAQANLRSAAYEALMEMVKNSPRDCYVTVQKTTMVILERLQQVLQMETHIHTHSDRTQYNDLQSLLCATLQSILRKVTPEDAPQISDVIMTALLSMFNSNTCKAEGVQEDALMAVSTLVEVLGEGFLKYMDAFKPYLCLGLKNHAEYQVCCAAVGLTGDICRALKNKMLPYCDEIMTLLLENLGNNTVHRSVKPQIFSVFGDIALSIGPEFKKYLDVVLQTLAQASQAEVDRNDYDMIDYLNELREGVLEAYTGIVQGLRGDMANPCPDAAVALVEPHVPFIIQFITTIAQDREHSDGNVSASVGLLGDLVTVFGVKLLPIVETGPLTDLVTKGRRSRSQKTKTLATWAAKEIRKLKNDANSTSS from the exons ATGCAGATGGACCCGACGACGGTGCAACTGATCCAGGTTCTCGAAAGAACCGTCTCGTCAG ACAAAAATGAGCTGAAGGCGGCTCTGAACTTTTTGGAGCATGCGGCACAAACTAATCTC CATGAGTTCTTGCAACGACTCAGCGGCGTGCTGGTTACTGCCGCTGCGAGCCCTGTCGCCCGCATGGCGGCGGGTCTTCAGCTCAAAAATCAACTTACGTCCAAAGATCCCCAGATGAAGTTCCAATATCAGCAACGCTGGCTCGAGATTCCTGTGGAAATCAGGGAGTTTATCAAGAAAAAT ATTTTGGGAGCGCTCGGTACGGAGAACAATAGGCCCAGCTCGGCGGCACAATGCGTGGCATACGTCGCTGTTGCCGAATTGCCTGTCGGCCAGTGGGGCGATATTATTCAGCGACTAGTCAGCAATGTTGCGAATCCAATCAGCACGGAGATGATGAAAGAGGCGACGCTGGAAACCATCGGTTACATTTGCCAAGAAATAGAAAGCGATGTTCTGGTGCCTCAATCCAATCAAATCCTCACAGCGATTATCCATGGCATGAAAGGGTCCAGTACCTCGAATCACGTCCGCCTCGCAGCCACCAGCGCGCTTTACAACTCCTTAGAGTTTACCAAAGGGAATTTCGAGATAGAG TCGGAGAGAAACTTCATCATGGAAGTGGTGTGCGAGGCAACGCAGTCTATGAACACGCAGGTCAAAGTAGCCGCTTTACAGTGTCTTGTGAAAATTATGTCCCTGTATTATCAATATATGGAGCCGTACATGGCTCCGGCGCTCTTTCCTATTACCCTGGAGGCCATGAAATCCGACATAGATGAGGTTGCACTGCAAGGAATTGAGTTCTGGTCGAACGTGTCGGAAGAAGAAGTCGATCTGTCCATGGAGGAGGGTGAAGCTACCGAGGGTGGACGGCCGCTGGTAAAAGTATCGAAGCATTACGCGAAGGGTGCTTTGCAGTTCCTGGTACCTGTTTTGATAAAGAAGCTGACCAAGCAAGAGGAGTTCGATGACGAGGACGATTGGAATCCCTCAAAAGCGGCCGGAGTGTGTTTGATGTTGCTGTCCTCGTGCTGCGAGGAGGACATCGTTCAATTCGTTCTTCCATTCGTCAAGAATAACATTAAGAGTCCAGACTGGAGGTATCGGGACGCTGCCGTGATGGCTTTCGGATCGATCCTTGGCGGCTTGGACGTGGCTACCGTTAAACCACTGGTGGAGCAAGCCTTGCCCACGCTCATCGGGTTGATGTACGACACTAGCGTCGCTGTGAGGGACACGGTCGCATGGGCGTTCGGTCGGATCTGCGATCTCATACCAGAGGCAGTAATCAACGAGACGTTCTTGAAGCCTCTGCTAGAAGCCTTGATAAACGGTTTAAAGGCCGAGCCACGCGTGGCAGCGAACGTTTGCTGGGCGTTTACGGGACTGGCGATGGCCAGCTACGAGTCCGCGGAGACTGCCGAGAACGGGCAGCCAGAAACTTACTGCATGTCTCAATTCTTCGATTTCATCATCGAACGGCTATTGGAAACCACGGATCGGCCGGATGGAGCACAAGCTAATCTGAGGTCGGCCGCGTACGAGGCCTTGATGGAGATGGTGAAGAACTCTCCGCGCGATTGCTACGTAACCGTGCAGAAGACGACGATGGTGATCTTAGAGAGGTTGCAGCAGGTACTGCAAATGGAAACGCATATCCACACCCACTCGGATCGAACCCAGTACAACGATCTACAGTCCTTGCTGTGCGCCACTCTGCAATCCATACTGCGCAAAGTCACTCCGGAGGATGCTCCTCAAATATCCGACGTGATCATGACGGCGTTGCTGTCCATGTTCAACTCCAACACTTGCAAAGCGGAGGGCGTGCAGGAAGACGCCCTCATGGCGGTCTCGACCCTGGTCGAGGTGTTGGGAGAGGGTTTCCTCAAGTACATGGACGCGTTCAAGCCGTACCTCTGTCTGGGCTTGAAGAACCACGCCGAGTATCAAGTCTGCTGCGCCGCCGTGGGCCTCACGGGCGATATCTGCCGCGCTCTGAAGAACAAGATGCTACCCTATTGCGACGAGATCATGACGCTTTTGCTAGAGAATCTTGGCAACAACACGGTCCATCGCTCCGTGAAGCCTCAGATCTTCTCCGTTTTCGGCGACATCGCGCTTAGTATCGGGCCCGAGTTCAAGAAGTACTTGGACGTGGTGTTGCAGACGTTGGCACAGGCCTCTCAGGCGGAGGTCGACAGGAACGATTACGACATGATCGATTACCTGAACGAGCTGCGCGAGGGCGTCCTAGAAGCTTACACAGGTATAGTGCAGGGATTGCGCGGCGATATGGCGAACCCGTGCCCGGATGCTGCAGTCGCGCTTGTGGAGCCGCACGTGCCCTTCATCATTCAGTTCATCACCACGATAGCTCAGGACCGCGAACACTCCGATGGCAATGTGTCCGCCTCTGTTGGTCTGTTGGGTGACTTGGTCACTGTATTTGGAGTGAAACTGTTGCCAATAGTGGAGACTGGACCACTCACCGATCTCGTCACTAAGGGTAGACGATCGCGCTCTCAGAAGACCAAGACCCTGGCCACTTGGGCAGCCAAAGAGATTCGAAAGCTCAAGAATGATGCCAACTCCACGTCCAGTTG A
- the Fs(2)ket gene encoding importin subunit beta Fs(2)Ket isoform X3 yields the protein MQMDPTTVQLIQVLERTVSSDKNELKAALNFLEHAAQTNLHEFLQRLSGVLVTAAASPVARMAAGLQLKNQLTSKDPQMKFQYQQRWLEIPVEIREFIKKNILGALGTENNRPSSAAQCVAYVAVAELPVGQWGDIIQRLVSNVANPISTEMMKEATLETIGYICQEIESDVLVPQSNQILTAIIHGMKGSSTSNHVRLAATSALYNSLEFTKGNFEIESERNFIMEVVCEATQSMNTQVKVAALQCLVKIMSLYYQYMEPYMAPALFPITLEAMKSDIDEVALQGIEFWSNVSEEEVDLSMEEGEATEGGRPLVKVSKHYAKGALQFLVPVLIKKLTKQEEFDDEDDWNPSKAAGVCLMLLSSCCEEDIVQFVLPFVKNNIKSPDWRYRDAAVMAFGSILGGLDVATVKPLVEQALPTLIGLMYDTSVAVRDTVAWAFGRICDLIPEAVINETFLKPLLEALINGLKAEPRVAANVCWAFTGLAMASYESAETAENGQPETYCMSQFFDFIIERLLETTDRPDGAQANLRSAAYEALMEMVKNSPRDCYVTVQKTTMVILERLQQVLQMETHIHTHSDRTQYNDLQSLLCATLQSILRKVTPEDAPQISDVIMTALLSMFNSNTCKAEGVQEDALMAVSTLVEVLGEGFLKYMDAFKPYLCLGLKNHAEYQVCCAAVGLTGDICRALKNKMLPYCDEIMTLLLENLGNNTVHRSVKPQIFSVFGDIALSIGPEFKKYLDVVLQTLAQASQAEVDRNDYDMIDYLNELREGVLEAYTGIVQGLRGDMANPCPDAAVALVEPHVPFIIQFITTIAQDREHSDGNVSASVGLLGDLVTVFGVKLLPIVETGPLTDLVTKGRRSRSQKTKTLATWAAKEIRKLKNDANSTSS from the exons ATGCAGATGGACCCGACGACGGTGCAACTGATCCAGGTTCTCGAAAGAACCGTCTCGTCAG ACAAAAATGAGCTGAAGGCGGCTCTGAACTTTTTGGAGCATGCGGCACAAACTAATCTC CATGAGTTCTTGCAACGACTCAGCGGCGTGCTGGTTACTGCCGCTGCGAGCCCTGTCGCCCGCATGGCGGCGGGTCTTCAGCTCAAAAATCAACTTACGTCCAAAGATCCCCAGATGAAGTTCCAATATCAGCAACGCTGGCTCGAGATTCCTGTGGAAATCAGGGAGTTTATCAAGAAAAAT ATTTTGGGAGCGCTCGGTACGGAGAACAATAGGCCCAGCTCGGCGGCACAATGCGTGGCATACGTCGCTGTTGCCGAATTGCCTGTCGGCCAGTGGGGCGATATTATTCAGCGACTAGTCAGCAATGTTGCGAATCCAATCAGCACGGAGATGATGAAAGAGGCGACGCTGGAAACCATCGGTTACATTTGCCAAGAAATAGAAAGCGATGTTCTGGTGCCTCAATCCAATCAAATCCTCACAGCGATTATCCATGGCATGAAAGGGTCCAGTACCTCGAATCACGTCCGCCTCGCAGCCACCAGCGCGCTTTACAACTCCTTAGAGTTTACCAAAGGGAATTTCGAGATAGAG TCGGAGAGAAACTTCATCATGGAAGTGGTGTGCGAGGCAACGCAGTCTATGAACACGCAGGTCAAAGTAGCCGCTTTACAGTGTCTTGTGAAAATTATGTCCCTGTATTATCAATATATGGAGCCGTACATGGCTCCGGCGCTCTTTCCTATTACCCTGGAGGCCATGAAATCCGACATAGATGAGGTTGCACTGCAAGGAATTGAGTTCTGGTCGAACGTGTCGGAAGAAGAAGTCGATCTGTCCATGGAGGAGGGTGAAGCTACCGAGGGTGGACGGCCGCTGGTAAAAGTATCGAAGCATTACGCGAAGGGTGCTTTGCAGTTCCTGGTACCTGTTTTGATAAAGAAGCTGACCAAGCAAGAGGAGTTCGATGACGAGGACGATTGGAATCCCTCAAAAGCGGCCGGAGTGTGTTTGATGTTGCTGTCCTCGTGCTGCGAGGAGGACATCGTTCAATTCGTTCTTCCATTCGTCAAGAATAACATTAAGAGTCCAGACTGGAGGTATCGGGACGCTGCCGTGATGGCTTTCGGATCGATCCTTGGCGGCTTGGACGTGGCTACCGTTAAACCACTGGTGGAGCAAGCCTTGCCCACGCTCATCGGGTTGATGTACGACACTAGCGTCGCTGTGAGGGACACGGTCGCATGGGCGTTCGGTCGGATCTGCGATCTCATACCAGAGGCAGTAATCAACGAGACGTTCTTGAAGCCTCTGCTAGAAGCCTTGATAAACGGTTTAAAGGCCGAGCCACGCGTGGCAGCGAACGTTTGCTGGGCGTTTACGGGACTGGCGATGGCCAGCTACGAGTCCGCGGAGACTGCCGAGAACGGGCAGCCAGAAACTTACTGCATGTCTCAATTCTTCGATTTCATCATCGAACGGCTATTGGAAACCACGGATCGGCCGGATGGAGCACAAGCTAATCTGAGGTCGGCCGCGTACGAGGCCTTGATGGAGATGGTGAAGAACTCTCCGCGCGATTGCTACGTAACCGTGCAGAAGACGACGATGGTGATCTTAGAGAGGTTGCAGCAGGTACTGCAAATGGAAACGCATATCCACACCCACTCGGATCGAACCCAGTACAACGATCTACAGTCCTTGCTGTGCGCCACTCTGCAATCCATACTGCGCAAAGTCACTCCGGAGGATGCTCCTCAAATATCCGACGTGATCATGACGGCGTTGCTGTCCATGTTCAACTCCAACACTTGCAAAGCGGAGGGCGTGCAGGAAGACGCCCTCATGGCGGTCTCGACCCTGGTCGAGGTGTTGGGAGAGGGTTTCCTCAAGTACATGGACGCGTTCAAGCCGTACCTCTGTCTGGGCTTGAAGAACCACGCCGAGTATCAAGTCTGCTGCGCCGCCGTGGGCCTCACGGGCGATATCTGCCGCGCTCTGAAGAACAAGATGCTACCCTATTGCGACGAGATCATGACGCTTTTGCTAGAGAATCTTGGCAACAACACGGTCCATCGCTCCGTGAAGCCTCAGATCTTCTCCGTTTTCGGCGACATCGCGCTTAGTATCGGGCCCGAGTTCAAGAAGTACTTGGACGTGGTGTTGCAGACGTTGGCACAGGCCTCTCAGGCGGAGGTCGACAGGAACGATTACGACATGATCGATTACCTGAACGAGCTGCGCGAGGGCGTCCTAGAAGCTTACACAGGTATAGTGCAGGGATTGCGCGGCGATATGGCGAACCCGTGCCCGGATGCTGCAGTCGCGCTTGTGGAGCCGCACGTGCCCTTCATCATTCAGTTCATCACCACGATAGCTCAGGACCGCGAACACTCCGATGGCAATGTGTCCGCCTCTGTTGGTCTGTTGGGTGACTTGGTCACTGTATTTGGAGTGAAACTGTTGCCAATAGTGGAGACTGGACCACTCACCGATCTCGTCACTAAGGGTAGACGATCGCGCTCTCAGAAGACCAAGACCCTGGCCACTTGGGCAGCCAAAGAGATTCGAAAGCTCAAGAATGATGCCAACTCCACGTCCAGTTG
- the Fs(2)ket gene encoding importin subunit beta Fs(2)Ket isoform X1 yields the protein MQMDPTTVQLIQVLERTVSSDKNELKAALNFLEHAAQTNLHEFLQRLSGVLVTAAASPVARMAAGLQLKNQLTSKDPQMKFQYQQRWLEIPVEIREFIKKNILGALGTENNRPSSAAQCVAYVAVAELPVGQWGDIIQRLVSNVANPISTEMMKEATLETIGYICQEIESDVLVPQSNQILTAIIHGMKGSSTSNHVRLAATSALYNSLEFTKGNFEIESERNFIMEVVCEATQSMNTQVKVAALQCLVKIMSLYYQYMEPYMAPALFPITLEAMKSDIDEVALQGIEFWSNVSEEEVDLSMEEGEATEGGRPLVKVSKHYAKGALQFLVPVLIKKLTKQEEFDDEDDWNPSKAAGVCLMLLSSCCEEDIVQFVLPFVKNNIKSPDWRYRDAAVMAFGSILGGLDVATVKPLVEQALPTLIGLMYDTSVAVRDTVAWAFGRICDLIPEAVINETFLKPLLEALINGLKAEPRVAANVCWAFTGLAMASYESAETAENGQPETYCMSQFFDFIIERLLETTDRPDGAQANLRSAAYEALMEMVKNSPRDCYVTVQKTTMVILERLQQVLQMETHIHTHSDRTQYNDLQSLLCATLQSILRKVTPEDAPQISDVIMTALLSMFNSNTCKAEGVQEDALMAVSTLVEVLGEGFLKYMDAFKPYLCLGLKNHAEYQVCCAAVGLTGDICRALKNKMLPYCDEIMTLLLENLGNNTVHRSVKPQIFSVFGDIALSIGPEFKKYLDVVLQTLAQASQAEVDRNDYDMIDYLNELREGVLEAYTGIVQGLRGDMANPCPDAAVALVEPHVPFIIQFITTIAQDREHSDGNVSASVGLLGDLVTVFGVKLLPIVETGPLTDLVTKGRRSRSQKTKTLATWAAKEIRKLKNDANSTSSW from the exons ATGCAGATGGACCCGACGACGGTGCAACTGATCCAGGTTCTCGAAAGAACCGTCTCGTCAG ACAAAAATGAGCTGAAGGCGGCTCTGAACTTTTTGGAGCATGCGGCACAAACTAATCTC CATGAGTTCTTGCAACGACTCAGCGGCGTGCTGGTTACTGCCGCTGCGAGCCCTGTCGCCCGCATGGCGGCGGGTCTTCAGCTCAAAAATCAACTTACGTCCAAAGATCCCCAGATGAAGTTCCAATATCAGCAACGCTGGCTCGAGATTCCTGTGGAAATCAGGGAGTTTATCAAGAAAAAT ATTTTGGGAGCGCTCGGTACGGAGAACAATAGGCCCAGCTCGGCGGCACAATGCGTGGCATACGTCGCTGTTGCCGAATTGCCTGTCGGCCAGTGGGGCGATATTATTCAGCGACTAGTCAGCAATGTTGCGAATCCAATCAGCACGGAGATGATGAAAGAGGCGACGCTGGAAACCATCGGTTACATTTGCCAAGAAATAGAAAGCGATGTTCTGGTGCCTCAATCCAATCAAATCCTCACAGCGATTATCCATGGCATGAAAGGGTCCAGTACCTCGAATCACGTCCGCCTCGCAGCCACCAGCGCGCTTTACAACTCCTTAGAGTTTACCAAAGGGAATTTCGAGATAGAG TCGGAGAGAAACTTCATCATGGAAGTGGTGTGCGAGGCAACGCAGTCTATGAACACGCAGGTCAAAGTAGCCGCTTTACAGTGTCTTGTGAAAATTATGTCCCTGTATTATCAATATATGGAGCCGTACATGGCTCCGGCGCTCTTTCCTATTACCCTGGAGGCCATGAAATCCGACATAGATGAGGTTGCACTGCAAGGAATTGAGTTCTGGTCGAACGTGTCGGAAGAAGAAGTCGATCTGTCCATGGAGGAGGGTGAAGCTACCGAGGGTGGACGGCCGCTGGTAAAAGTATCGAAGCATTACGCGAAGGGTGCTTTGCAGTTCCTGGTACCTGTTTTGATAAAGAAGCTGACCAAGCAAGAGGAGTTCGATGACGAGGACGATTGGAATCCCTCAAAAGCGGCCGGAGTGTGTTTGATGTTGCTGTCCTCGTGCTGCGAGGAGGACATCGTTCAATTCGTTCTTCCATTCGTCAAGAATAACATTAAGAGTCCAGACTGGAGGTATCGGGACGCTGCCGTGATGGCTTTCGGATCGATCCTTGGCGGCTTGGACGTGGCTACCGTTAAACCACTGGTGGAGCAAGCCTTGCCCACGCTCATCGGGTTGATGTACGACACTAGCGTCGCTGTGAGGGACACGGTCGCATGGGCGTTCGGTCGGATCTGCGATCTCATACCAGAGGCAGTAATCAACGAGACGTTCTTGAAGCCTCTGCTAGAAGCCTTGATAAACGGTTTAAAGGCCGAGCCACGCGTGGCAGCGAACGTTTGCTGGGCGTTTACGGGACTGGCGATGGCCAGCTACGAGTCCGCGGAGACTGCCGAGAACGGGCAGCCAGAAACTTACTGCATGTCTCAATTCTTCGATTTCATCATCGAACGGCTATTGGAAACCACGGATCGGCCGGATGGAGCACAAGCTAATCTGAGGTCGGCCGCGTACGAGGCCTTGATGGAGATGGTGAAGAACTCTCCGCGCGATTGCTACGTAACCGTGCAGAAGACGACGATGGTGATCTTAGAGAGGTTGCAGCAGGTACTGCAAATGGAAACGCATATCCACACCCACTCGGATCGAACCCAGTACAACGATCTACAGTCCTTGCTGTGCGCCACTCTGCAATCCATACTGCGCAAAGTCACTCCGGAGGATGCTCCTCAAATATCCGACGTGATCATGACGGCGTTGCTGTCCATGTTCAACTCCAACACTTGCAAAGCGGAGGGCGTGCAGGAAGACGCCCTCATGGCGGTCTCGACCCTGGTCGAGGTGTTGGGAGAGGGTTTCCTCAAGTACATGGACGCGTTCAAGCCGTACCTCTGTCTGGGCTTGAAGAACCACGCCGAGTATCAAGTCTGCTGCGCCGCCGTGGGCCTCACGGGCGATATCTGCCGCGCTCTGAAGAACAAGATGCTACCCTATTGCGACGAGATCATGACGCTTTTGCTAGAGAATCTTGGCAACAACACGGTCCATCGCTCCGTGAAGCCTCAGATCTTCTCCGTTTTCGGCGACATCGCGCTTAGTATCGGGCCCGAGTTCAAGAAGTACTTGGACGTGGTGTTGCAGACGTTGGCACAGGCCTCTCAGGCGGAGGTCGACAGGAACGATTACGACATGATCGATTACCTGAACGAGCTGCGCGAGGGCGTCCTAGAAGCTTACACAGGTATAGTGCAGGGATTGCGCGGCGATATGGCGAACCCGTGCCCGGATGCTGCAGTCGCGCTTGTGGAGCCGCACGTGCCCTTCATCATTCAGTTCATCACCACGATAGCTCAGGACCGCGAACACTCCGATGGCAATGTGTCCGCCTCTGTTGGTCTGTTGGGTGACTTGGTCACTGTATTTGGAGTGAAACTGTTGCCAATAGTGGAGACTGGACCACTCACCGATCTCGTCACTAAGGGTAGACGATCGCGCTCTCAGAAGACCAAGACCCTGGCCACTTGGGCAGCCAAAGAGATTCGAAAGCTCAAGAATGATGCCAACTCCACGTCCAGTTGGTGA